Sequence from the Herbaspirillum sp. meg3 genome:
TCCAGCTCGATGCACACAGCAAGACGATCGATGTGGCGCGATTCCGTCAGGCCTGGACGACGGTGTTGCAGCGTCATCCGGTGCTGCGAACGGCCTTTGTCTGGAGTCCGCTGGAGGTGCCGCAACAAGTCGTGCTGCGTCAGGCAACATTGCCGATGACCTTGCTCGACTGGCGCGGGAGGTCGTCGCAGAATGCCGAGCAAGAATGGCTGGCCCTGTGCCGCTATGAGCACCAGCGCGGTTTCGATGCACGGCGGCCACCGCTGATGCGGTTTGTGATCGCCCAACTGGACGATGGGGTTCGCTTACTCTGGACCTGGCATCATATTTTGCTGGACGGCTGGAGCATGTCGCAATTGCTGGGCGAGGTGTTTTCACTGGCGGAAGATAAACCTGTGGCGCAGCAAGCCTTGCCGTTTTCCAGCTATATGGCATGGCTGGCGCAGCAATCGGCAGCTTCTGCCGATTCGGATGAGGCGTACTGGCGCGCGCAGTTTGCACGTTGTGCGCCATCCCGACCGGCGGGCTTGCTGGGTGCGACACCGGCGGCCACCGCGCTGCTGCCTGCAATTGAGGCGACTTGCAACAGTGGCGCGCCGTCAGCGTATGCGACAGTCTATCTGTCGATCGATCAGGAACGTAGCCGTCGCTTGCAATCCTTTGCCGGAGCCAGCCAGGTGACGCTCAACACATTGGTACAGGCAGCCTGGAGTCTGCTGCTGCACGAGTACACGGGGGCGGTTGATGTTGTGTTCGGTGTCACCGTGTCCGGTCGTAGTGTGGATTTCCCGGGGATCGAACGGGTCATGGGCATGTGTATCAACACCTTGCCGTTGATACAGCGATTGGATGCGCAGCACAGTGTAGTGCAGTGGCTGGCACAGTTGCAGGCGCATAACCTGAACCTGCGGCAACGTGAACATGTGGCGCTGGGCGACGTACTGGCCTGGTCCGGCCAGGCTACGCATGCCTTGTTTGACACGCTGATGATCTTTGAAAACTTTCCAGTGGACGAATCGCTGAAAAAGGGAGTGGGTCGTTCGCTCGCCTTCGATACTATCCGCAGCCGCGGCGCCAGTGATTTTGCGCTGACGCTGGTGGTATTGCCGGGTACCGCCTTACGCTTCCAATTTGAATACGATGCGGCACGTCTGGCGCCAGCGCTGGTGGAGCAGGTGGCGCAACGACTGGCCGTGTTGCTCGATAAACTGTCCGATAGCCGCCACGGCAGGTTGGCGGATTTCTTGCTGGCAGCACCGGTAACTCCGGCAGTGCCCATGTCGTCGGCAATACAGACGGACATGGTTGTCGCCAGCATCGGAGCAACGACGAGTGCAGTCGAAGCGCATCTGATCTCGATCTGGCAAGCGGTGTTGCATCAGCCCCTGGTGAAGCAGGTGACGCCGGATGATGACTTCTTTGCGCTCGGCGGCAACTCGCTGCAAGCCATGCAGGTGCTTACGCGCTGGAATGCGGTGGCACGCGATCATGGACTGGCGGCGATGCAACCGGCCGATGTGTTTAGCCTCCCAGTCCTGCGGGAATTGGCGAGCATGCTGGCGCTACGCAACGGTGCGGCGGCCACGCTGATGCATCATCAGGCCAGCCGGTCGCCAGATCAGACGCAGGCAGCAGTGTTGGTGTGCTTCCCGGCGCGCATGTCCAATGCAGACGAGTACCGTGCACTGGCAGAAACGCTGGGGCAGCATCACAGCGTGCTGCAATTGCTATGTCCTCCTGAAGAGCGCTGGCGCTGGAGCAGCATGGATGTGGTGGCATTGGCGACGCAGTATGCCGGCGTCATCAAGCGAGACCTGCAGGGCAAGCGTTGCTGCTTCCTTGGCTGGTCAGTGGGCGGCTTGCTGGCTCTGGAGACTGCCAGGCAGTTGCGTCAGAGCGGGGCGGACATCCCTGTTGACTGGATCGGACTTGCAGACAGTTCCGACTTCTCCGTTTTACGCGGACAGTTGGCGCAAATGAGCATGCCGCCGCAAGCAGTGCTGGCACCGCAGGAAGCGCGCTTGGCGCAATGGTTGCAGCGTTCGGCCATGGCCGAACGCTGGCACGCCTTGCTGGCACAGATGACCTCGCCTCAACGCGCCTATTTCTTGCTGGAAGTAGTGGCCAGAGCGGGTGATGGATTACCGCTGGACGGATCCGGTCAGGAAGGTGCCGAGGCCGCTCTGTGGGAGCGCATTCGTTGTCTGCGTCTGGGATTGGAAACAGAGCTGCCACCCGCACCCTCCGTGCCGCTGCATGTTTGGCAGGCTGGTCGACGCGAGGCTGCACAGGTCGCTACTGACTGGCGTGCGTATGCGGCGCAAGGACAAGGACAGGCAGAGGTCAGTGTGGTGGATGCCGACCATCTGTCGTTGCTGACATCCCCGGCATGGCATGTGCAGGTGGCAGCGCTGATGTAGCAGAGCGGCAGGGAAGAGAAAGGGGCGGCGTCTCGTATCATGGAGATGCCGCCCCTCAGGCTGAAAGGTGAAAAAGAAAAGAGAAAAAAACAGGCTGGTTCAGCGTCGTACGGTGGATTTGGCGCGCCGTTTTTTCCACCAGACGATGACACCCGTTACTGAAACGACGGTAATGAACAGGCCGATGAAGGTAATGAAAATTCTCCAGGGAAGGCCGAACACATGTCCCATATGCAAAGCGCCGATCCAATTGCTGAAGGTGTTGCCGCTGACATCACCCGTCGGCAACCAATGCCCGCGCAACTCGCCGGTGCGCGCATCGATGAGCACGCCGGTATTGCCGACATGCGGGCGCAGGTCCAGCGAACTGTGCACCATGTAGGCAAACAAGCCGCGCCGCCGGTCAAAACTGAGACGTTCTTCGGCGTCGATCTGCATGGCATGTTCGCTGGCGAATTGTTGCATGGCCTTGCGTGCGGCGGCATGGGCCTGTGGCCAGGTCATCGGCATCTGCGCCAGCGGTTCGCGCAAGGCCGGCTGGCCGCGCCAGCTGTTGTCGAACGGCAGCACGGTGGCCATCACCGGCTCAAAGACTTGCTCACGCAGATTGAACATCACACTTGACCAGGCAAACAGCAGCAACATCAGCCAGCACCACAAGCCCAACGCGCGGTGCAAGTCCAGATTGACCCGATAAAAACCGGCTTGCCATTTGACCAGCCACGCCGGTTTCCACTTGGTGAAAAACGGCCTGCCACGCGGCCATGTGAGATAGGCACCGACGAAGCAGTCGATAGTCCATAACACCGACACCAATCCCATCAACAGTGCGCCCGGTATGCGTGGCAATGCCATCGAATGATGGATGCGAAACAGAAAGGGCATGAGGTTTTCCGGCCGGATACTGATCTTGTTAAGATCGCGCACTCCCTGGATGGCGCCGGTGTAGGGATTGACCAGAATCTGGTTGTAGCCAAGCTGGTAGGGGCGTTGAGTCGCGGGGTCAATCGCCGGATCAGGTGTGAAGGCGAGCGTACGTCCTGGTTCCGGGCGCAACATCAGCTGGCTAATACGGACCTTGGGGCCGAGCGCCTGCTCCACCCGTTCGCGTAACGTGTAAGGATCAAGCATGGCATCCGTAGCCTTCCTGGACGCCGGCAGCGCCACATGCAATTGCGGCGCCAGCCACACTTCCAGTTCGTCTTCAAATGCCAGCAGGGTGCCGGTGAGGCTGGCGACGACTAGAAAAAAAGCAATCGCCAGACCTGTCCAACGATGCAGCAGGACAAAGGTCTGGCGTGTCGGATGCCAGATGCGCATCCGCCCTGCAGGAGTACTGCTTACCATCGCGTAGTGAGCGAGATGATGCCGGCGCGGCGAGCGCCGTACTCGCAATTCTCGTAACAGAATGCGTAGACGCGATCGGCGACGTTATTGATTTTCAGGCCCAGTTCAAAGTTGCGCCAGGCCGACGACAGTTGTCCCAGATCGTAGCGTGCGCCAAAGTCGATCAAGGTCACGCTCGGTGTTTCAAAGGTATTGAGTGCGTTGCCGTAGCTGCGACCGATGTAGCGTACGCCGCCGGCGACATGCAAGCCGACCAGAGCACCATTCTGGAATGCATAGTCCGCCCACACGCCGCCGCTATGCTTGGCTGCTCCGGGCAGAGCTTTGCCTAGTTTGGCGTCGTTGGCGCTGGTGACTTCAGTGTTGGTGTAACTATAGCTTGCCGTGGTGTTGAGTCCACGTACCAGCGAGGCCTTGGCTTCCAGCTCCAGACCACGTGAGCGGGCTTCACCGGTCTGTACGCTGAAGGTCGGGTTGCTGAGATCGGTAGTGGTGACGTTCTGGCGGCGCAGGTCAAATAAGGCTGCCGTGAACAGCGCGTTGGTGCCTACCGGCTCGTACTTGACGCCGACTTCGTATTGCTTGGCCTGTTCCGGCTTCAGCGGTACGCCTTGGGAGGTAGTGCCGGAAACTGGTGTGAACGACTGTGAGTAGCTGGAGTAGGGCGAGATGCCGTGGTCCATCTGATAAACCAATCCGAAATTGCGCGTAAAGGCCTTGTCGTTACGCTCGGTCTTGGCCTTGCTCAGATAGTTCTGGGTCGTCTGATCCGACCAGTCGCGACGCACACCCGCCGACAGCAGCCAGCGTTGAGCGATCTTGATCTGATCTTGCAGGTAGGCACCGAACTGGTCGTCCACCGTGCGCACGTTGTAGTTGTCCGCCACGGCCGGCAAGTTGTTCACGTAAACCGGATTGAAAAGGCTGAGTGTGCTGGTGGTGATATTACCGGTATAGCCGCGCAGATTGGCAGCAGTGCGATGATAGTCGACGCCCGCTATCACCTTGTGCGTGAGGATACTGGTAGTGAAATCGGCTTGCACCTGATTGTCAGCAGTAATCGTGTCGGCATCGGTGTGCAGTTGCCAGCGTTGCAGCGCGACGGTGTTTAACTGCGTGGTCGGGAAAAAGGATCCGAAACGCAGATTGTTGCGGGTGCCGTTATAGCTGGAATAGCGCACATTCTGGCGCACCGACCAGACATCGTCGAAACGATGTTCGAATTGGTAGCCGATGGCCGAGTTTTCGTACACTTCATTGTTATAACGGGACAAGCCAAGCACTCGGTTGGTCGGGATCTGGCCATTGGGGTTGTACGCCACGGTACCGGCTGCCGGCAGCAGATTGTTGGACAAGCCTTCAGTGCGTTGATATTCGGCCCGAATCGTCAGCTCGGTGCGATTCGATGGGCGCCAGGTGATCGCAGGGGACAGGAAAGTGCGCTTGTCGACCGTGTCATCAACTTGTGTTTTTGCATCGCGCACCAGACCTGTGATGCGATACGACCAAATGCCGGCATCGTCGATCGGACCACTGAAATCACCGGCGACTTGCTTGCGGTTGTAGCTGCCAACCTGTACTTGCAGTTCATGTAGCGGTGTGGTGGTCGGTTTCTTTGAGACGACATTGATCACGCCACCCGGCTGATTCTGACCAAACAACACCGAAGCCGGGCCGTGCAGCAGTTCGATCCGCTCCAGGCCATAAGGCTCCGGTGCGTAGCGGCTGTAATTGGCGTTGGAAGAGGTCAGCGTACCGTCGCGATAGATTGATCCGCCGTTGTTGATTGGAAAGCCGCGCAACAACAATGCGGATTCGGTCACCGCAAACGCGCCGGTAGGAGCCTGCACACCGCTGGTGAAGCCGAGTGCTTCGCTCACGGTGCGGGCCTGTTGGGCAGCGATCTGATCGCTGGTGACCACTGACAACGACATCGGCGTCTCAGTAATAGGGGTATCGGTCTTGGTGCCGGTGGCGCTGCGTTTGGCGACGTAGCCTTGCACCGGACCGGTGGCCTTTTCCTGTTCCTTTTTTGAATTGACGGTCACTTCCGGCAGGCTTTGATTTTGATCAGCACTTGCTTGCTGCGCATAGGCGCTGCCCGAGAGGGACAAGCCCAGCATTCCGTATTGAAGCGAACGCACCAGCAGACGCTGGCGAAAAGGAAACGAACCTTGAGTAGATGTTGTTATTGGCATGATGAGGTGATGAGTCGTATCGTAGTTAAAGTTATTGTCAGATCCGCAGTGCAGCAGCTGCATGCACTTCCCCGGGACTTTGATGCTTGGCCGGATAGGCCGGCATCGGCAGCGGGCATCTGGAAAGTGCCTCGCTGATTTCTTTGGTACGAATCGCTGTCACGGAGAGCAGGGTGTCGCTCAGGCCGTGCGAGGGTTCGCAGCTGCCTTGCAGAAAAATGGACGGTTTGAATTGCGGTGTGCTGTGCAGACGATAGTTGCGATCAACTCGCATCTCTGGCAAGTAGGATTGCAGCGAGGACAGCAGCGCATGATGCTGTTGCCGCTGGTAGCCGGTGGCCAGGATCACGACGTCATAGGTCAGGCTGTGCACGTTGCCTGTTTCCATATCGTGCAGGCGCAGATGCACGCCGGCAGCGTCTGCGCTAGCCTCGACGGTGTTGTGACGACGCAGAAAACGGTGCCGTTGGCTACCGCTAACCTTTTGCAGGTAAAAGACTTGAAACATGCGTTCAATCAGGGCCATGTCCGGCGCCGCATAGTTGGTCTGCATGAACTCATCAAGCAAGGCACCACGACTGTCTTCCTTGGTATTGAAGACGTAGTCGGTGTAGTCCGGATTGAAAATTTCGTTGACGAAAGGGCTGTCGTCGGACGGTTTGATGGTGCGCGCCCGGGTGATAAAGTCGACCGCAATATCTTCCCGACCGTTCAGGTCCATGAATATCTCGGTGGCGCTTTGGCCGGCGCCGATGATGGCGACGCGACGCGCTCGCGGCTGCTGATTGAAAGCAGTGCGAAAGCGGCTGGAATGAAACACGCGGGGGTCGCCTTTGAGCGGGGCCATGCAATCGGGAATGTTAGGAACACCGCCGATGCCGAGGACCAGATTGCGGGTCAGATTTTCCTGAATCTGCTGACGGCTGTCGCGTGAAATCACGCGGAGCAGGGCGACGTCGTTGCCGCGCTTTTCCGGCACCACATCAATCACTTCCTCCTGATAGCGGCAATGCTCTTCGAAATGTCCGGCCGCCCATGAAAGATAGTCATTGAATTCCAACCGGCTGGGATAAAAGGTCTTGAGATTGATGAAATCACTCAACCGGCGCTTCTGGTGAAGATAGTTGACGAAGGTAAAAGGACTGGCAGGATTGCGTAGCGTCACCAGATCTTTCAGAAACGAGATCTGCATATGGGTGTCATCGAGCATCATGTCGCTATGCCAGGCGAAATTAGGCTGTTTTTCCAGGAACAGCGCGTTGAGTGCGTGTCCCGCCGGCAAGCCTTCTTCCAGGGCAATCGCCAACGCCAGATTGGACGGCCCGAAGCCGACGCCGATCAGATCGTGAATGTGCAAGACAATCTCCTGTCAATAGGTGAGAGAGGGTGCGCCGGGGAAGGGGCTGTGGAGCGTGCCAAGATCTGTCTGCGGCTGCCACAATCCCTGCCCGAAATAGCGCTCGCGCGACAACATGACCAGCATGGCGCGCTTGTGGGGGAAATCGAATTCTTTGACCTTGGCATAACCGCTTTTGTCGAGGTTGCGGATCTGTTTGTCGTGGTCGGCGCGTGGCTCTCCGACCACGCACTGAGTACGGCAGTCGTCGAGAAAGAGATAGTGCGAGATCGAGGTCAGCCATGCCACGGCAAATTGTTTGCCGCGGAACGCTTCTTCGCCCACCAGCACGTGCCAGCCGCGGTCGAAGTCTGCGCTGTCATAGAACGGCGCGATGCGGTTTTCCTTGGCCCAGTAAGCTTCGAAATAAGCGAACGGCTGGTCGTCGAAACTGGCAATCAGCGACGTCATATGCGGATCCGCTGCAATCGTGTCGAGATAATGCCGGTGTTGTGCGAGGTCGCCGGTTTCACCCCAAAACTGCGCCACCACCGGGTCGTTCATCCAGCGGCTGAACAACGGCAGATCGTTTTCTTGCCGCAAGGTCCGCAGTGTCAAAGTCCGCTTGAGCCAAGGGATATAACGCGTATACACCACGCCCTGAGGCTTCGGGCCGCGCAAGGGGTGACGGCGGCCATCGTGCATGACCTGTAACGCCGGGAAGGCTGTAGTCGCGGCATGCGGCAGCCAGCCGGCCGCGTGCTGCCAGACCATCTCCGCATAGGAAACGTAGCCACCGTTCTGAGCAACCAGCAGGCCGGCATGGGCCAGTTCGCGTGCGGTCCCGTCAGGCAAGACAACCTCGATCATGCGCACTTGTGGTTCATGCATCAGAATCATCTGCAATACCGCCAGCAGGTCGTCGTAGCCGGATGCATCGGTGGAAATGCGCCAGTCCGCGTTTGCCACGGCTAGCGGATCGGATGATTTTGGTGACGTTGCTGCACCGCGTTGCCACTGCCAGCGCGAGCGTTCCCGGTGTTCATCATCGCAAACGCTGAGTTGATCGGCTTCGCAATAGACGAACAAGGGCGTCCCACGCACGCACAGCGGTGTGGCATAAACAGGTAGTGGACGATTCAATACAACTCCTGAGTGAATTCCGGACAAATATTCCGACAAATGCGGCAAAGGTATTTCAGCCCTTGGTTTCGCAAGGCAAATGTCGCTCTCCCTTCTTTGACGAATGAGAAGTATTTTTATTTACAAAAATCTATCAAGACCCGTACCGGAGCTGGTTTGCGGCTTTCATGGCTGATCTGAAACCGTCGCCAGGAGGCCTTGCGGCTTAAATTGGCGGCTACTTGATTCGTCTGATAAGGAGACTTCCTTTATTTGGCGAACGCATGCTTAACTATCTATTAAGACAATCCTGGCGCTTCCTGTTGCTGGCAGCAGGGGCGAGCATTACGCGCGGTGTGTGCAGCGTGCTGATGGTGATTCAGATCAATGCCGCGCTGTCGGCCGATGCTGCAGCGCGCGCCCAGGCGGCCTGGTGGTTTGCCGCGACCGTGGTGACGCTGATGCTGAGTCACATGGCGTCAAACATCCTGTTCGAACGACTCAATCAGCGGGCGCAGGCGGATATGCGGCGCTATATTTCCGCTCGCGTGATTAGTGCGGATTATCGTCATATCGAACGCATCGGCGCAGCGCGTATCCAGTCCGCACTGACCGAGCACAGCGCCAAGGTCGCGGAATTCTTTGTCGGCTTGCCGGCCATCCTGACCAACTCGGTGGTCGTGATCGGCTGTCTGATCTATATGCTGCTGCTGTCCTGGCAAGTATTTCTGGTGGCGCTGGCCGTCTTGGGGCTGGGTTCGCTGGGCTACCATCTGGCGCATCTGAAGGCGATCCGCTATCTGGAACGCGCAGCCAAGGAGCAAGACGTCATGTTCGGTCATTTTCAGGGAATGACGGCCGGTGCCAAGGAATTGCGCCTGCATCGCAAAAAACGCCAGCTATTTGAGCGCGACTTGTTGCATGTGGCGATTGAAAACGTGCGCAGCCTGAGGACGCGTGGCATGTCGATTTTTACCGCATCGGCCAGTTGGGGCAACTTCCTGATATTTGCATTCATCGGCCTGGTGCTGTTCTTTCTGGTTAGTGATGCGCCCTCGGAACGCGCGGTGATGAGCGGTTTTGCACTGGTGTTCGTCTATATCGTCACGCCTCTTGAAGTGTTGCTGATGAATATCCCACGCGCCAATCTGGCACGCGTAGCTGCGGCGCGCATCGATGCCGTCACACAGGATATGTCCAGCAGCGAACCACCCGCGGCAGAAGCGCAGGCCGGTACCTTGGAGAGTCTGGTTCTGCGTAACGTGACACATCGTTATTATCGCGAATGCAGCGACGGTTTCTTCCTGCTCGGGCCGATCCGGCTTAGCTTCGTTCCCGGCGAGGTAACGTTCCTGGTCGGCGGCAACGGCAGCGGCAAAACCACGTTGGCCAAACTGCTGGTCGGACTCTACGTGCCACAGGAGGGGGAAATCGTCTGGAACGGCAATGTGGTTGACGATGCCGGACGTGACGCCTACCGCCAATTATTCTCGACGGTGTTTTCTGATTTTCATCTGTTCGATCAGTTGCTGGAAAGTGATCGCCCCAATCTGGATGCCGATGCCAATCGCTTGTTGGAGAAATTGCAGTTGCAGCATCTGGTGCAGGTCAAGGACGGTGCGTTTACGACTCGAGCGTTGTCGCAAGGACAGCGCAAGCGTCTGGCACTGGTGGTAGCTGCTCTGGAAGATAGGCCGTTCATGGTGTTCGACGAGTGGGCGGCTGATCAGGACCCATTGTTCAAGGACGTGTTCTACCGCACGATCTTGCCCGAACTGAAGGCGCAGGGTAAGGCAGTGCTGGTAATCTCACACGATGACAAATACTTTGACCTTGCTGACCGCGTGTTGTCGCTCCAGAACGGTCAGCTGTCGGCATCCGGACAGGCACCGGAGGAACACAACGCGACGCAAGTGGTGAACATTGAATCGACGCGACAGCAGAATCTGGCGCCACAGGTCGCCTGACGGCTATTAAGAGATCGACATAGAAGGCGCTTGATGACAGCCAAGTTAGTTCTGGCTGTATTGAGCGTCTTCCATTAGCGTTTTAGTCAGGCGATACATTCGCGCTGAAATCGAAATAGCAAAAAAGGGACGTGCCTGTTCCAGCGCGCGTATGACGGCGCTCAGTTCTGGGAAGCGCGCAGCAGGATAAGGCTCGGCACCGCACGGATAAGATTTTACGAGTCCCCAATGTCATATGTTCATGTTTCTCAAGGCAGCTGATTCTCAAAGGTGAGTTTTATAAGTCAGCTCACTTTGTTCACGCCGGTAGACAGTTCCACGAATCAAGCTGAACATAGTCACAGTTTTCGTCATCCCCACCCAGCCTACCGAAACATGCCAACTTGAGTATTTAGTGCTCAATTGATGCCGCCAAGCTTTTAATCATCTACTGTCCCGCAGGTTCTAAGTAGTCGTCAGTTCTACGTGCGCCAAATATCGGATGTTTGCCGTATCTCTCGCAGACATTGAGTCCGGCCTTTCCGACCGCTCCTGACAGGACGTAACGGCGCAGGCATTCCAGCCGAAATAAATAAAATTGCCTTGCAGTAATTTTTGCATCGCTTCCCGTGCTGCGATACCGCTTGCCGAATGAATATGCATTTCATTGCGGCGCGGCAATCAGGATATATTTTGAAAAAGTGAGACAAGAAGTCAATTCTTTTGGCGATTCAGTGGCACTATTGCGTGCAGAAAATACCCTCATTTTTGCGGGGACAAATTAAGTATTCAACGGTGTCGGCACGCCTCATGATGAGCGCGGACGATGGTTCGTTGAGTCGTAAAGAATAAAGGCAACATCAAATCACCCTTGCAGATGAGGCTTTGCTTGTTAATCGGATTGTTTGCCGGAATCAACAAGCTTGCCGATGTTAGGTCGGGAATGCTCAGGGGGAGCGGGATGCTGGATAACACTATGATTGCCGCGCTCAGAACGCGGCTGCTGGCAGTGCCGACGGTCTCGGTCGTCCATCTCGTCGCAGCAGCGGCGAAGGGGGAGGCGGAGGCGGGTATTGGCCTGGTCGCCTATGTCGTTGGCGGTCAACGCAAGACTTTGGACGCCGCCATTGCGGACTCAGGATATCCGGAACCGGTAGCGCTGGTGCGCGCGTACGCTTTGCCGTTGCGGCCCGACGGCTGCGTGGATGACCATGCCTTGGCCGCATTGCCGGCCTGGGTCGAGACTTCATTGCCGCCGACTGCCGTCTATCGGCCGATTGTGCCGTTGCGGCCGCGCATCCATTTGGCTGATCTCCTTCCGGATCATCCTTTGCTGGCTCCCACTTTGCAGGAAACACTGCTTTCCCGGACGCCGGTGAGCGCTGCTGCCGGCAAGCCGGCGGTGTCCCGCCTCAGACCGCTTCCTGCGCAGCCGCAAATGCCGGCCAATCTGGCCGAAGCATTGGAGCGCGCCGCGCAGCATCCTGAACTCGGCATCGTCCATGTCGCCGCCGATATGAGTGAAATTCAGGTCAGCTATGCCGAATTGTTCGATCAGGCGCGACGGATGCTGGGCGGCTTGCGCATACACGGCGTTCGCAGCGGCGATGTAGTTCTTGTCGACGCGACAGACAGCCGCAGCCTGCTGCCGCTGTTCTGGGGCTGCATACTCGGCTCCATGGTGCCGGCACCGTTCAAGCTTGCGGCTGCAGCAGCGGGAGGTGCATCTGTCAAGCGCTTGCGCGACTCCTGGGAAGTGCTGGGACGGCCGTTCATTGCCGCCGATCCTGCGAGCTTGCAAGCGCTGGCGCCGCTGGGCGCGGATGCGCTGAGCGGAATGACCCTGCTCGATACGTCTGAACTTTGTCGCGCCGAAAGTGCAATCCCTTCGCCGGCAAGCGATCTGCAAGCCTTGTCCATGGTGTTCATGACCTCGGGAAGCACCGGTCTTCCCAAGGGGGTCATGCTGAGCCAGGCCAATGTACTGGCGATGATCGGCGGCACAGCCGAACGCGGCGCCGCGCTGACGCCCGGCGCGACGACCATGAACTGGATGCCGCTAGACCATGTCGGCGGCCTGGGCTTCTTGTCGATCTTGCCGCTGGTGCTCGGCATGAACCAGATACAGGTCGACACCGCCACGGTGCTGGAAGCGCCCGTACGCTGGCTGGAGCTGGCGCATCGGCATCGGGTCTGCATGGTCTGGACGCCCAACTTTGCGTTCGAGCTGTTGCTGCAGGCGGCGGCTGCGCCCGGCGCGACACGTGACTGGGATTTATCGAGCCTGCGCATGATCCTTAACGGCGGTGAGGCAGTTTCCGACAGCATTCTGACGGCTTTCGCCTCCCGTTTTGCGGAGAACAAATTACCCTCCGGCGCAATCTGGCCATCTTTCGGCATGACGGAAACCGTCAGCGGATTCTGCATGTCGCAGTGGGCACCGGGCAACGGCGAGGTGGTTTCCCTCGGCCTGCCGATCTGCGGTGCCGCGCATCGCATCGTCGACCAGCATGGCGAGGTGGTCCCGGAGGGCGTCATCGGCGCCGTCGAGCTGTCCGGCGACTCCTTGTTCATGGGATATTTCGGCCGCG
This genomic interval carries:
- a CDS encoding cyclic peptide export ABC transporter; translation: MLNYLLRQSWRFLLLAAGASITRGVCSVLMVIQINAALSADAAARAQAAWWFAATVVTLMLSHMASNILFERLNQRAQADMRRYISARVISADYRHIERIGAARIQSALTEHSAKVAEFFVGLPAILTNSVVVIGCLIYMLLLSWQVFLVALAVLGLGSLGYHLAHLKAIRYLERAAKEQDVMFGHFQGMTAGAKELRLHRKKRQLFERDLLHVAIENVRSLRTRGMSIFTASASWGNFLIFAFIGLVLFFLVSDAPSERAVMSGFALVFVYIVTPLEVLLMNIPRANLARVAAARIDAVTQDMSSSEPPAAEAQAGTLESLVLRNVTHRYYRECSDGFFLLGPIRLSFVPGEVTFLVGGNGSGKTTLAKLLVGLYVPQEGEIVWNGNVVDDAGRDAYRQLFSTVFSDFHLFDQLLESDRPNLDADANRLLEKLQLQHLVQVKDGAFTTRALSQGQRKRLALVVAALEDRPFMVFDEWAADQDPLFKDVFYRTILPELKAQGKAVLVISHDDKYFDLADRVLSLQNGQLSASGQAPEEHNATQVVNIESTRQQNLAPQVA
- a CDS encoding PepSY domain-containing protein produces the protein MRIWHPTRQTFVLLHRWTGLAIAFFLVVASLTGTLLAFEDELEVWLAPQLHVALPASRKATDAMLDPYTLRERVEQALGPKVRISQLMLRPEPGRTLAFTPDPAIDPATQRPYQLGYNQILVNPYTGAIQGVRDLNKISIRPENLMPFLFRIHHSMALPRIPGALLMGLVSVLWTIDCFVGAYLTWPRGRPFFTKWKPAWLVKWQAGFYRVNLDLHRALGLWCWLMLLLFAWSSVMFNLREQVFEPVMATVLPFDNSWRGQPALREPLAQMPMTWPQAHAAARKAMQQFASEHAMQIDAEERLSFDRRRGLFAYMVHSSLDLRPHVGNTGVLIDARTGELRGHWLPTGDVSGNTFSNWIGALHMGHVFGLPWRIFITFIGLFITVVSVTGVIVWWKKRRAKSTVRR
- a CDS encoding TonB-dependent siderophore receptor — encoded protein: MPITTSTQGSFPFRQRLLVRSLQYGMLGLSLSGSAYAQQASADQNQSLPEVTVNSKKEQEKATGPVQGYVAKRSATGTKTDTPITETPMSLSVVTSDQIAAQQARTVSEALGFTSGVQAPTGAFAVTESALLLRGFPINNGGSIYRDGTLTSSNANYSRYAPEPYGLERIELLHGPASVLFGQNQPGGVINVVSKKPTTTPLHELQVQVGSYNRKQVAGDFSGPIDDAGIWSYRITGLVRDAKTQVDDTVDKRTFLSPAITWRPSNRTELTIRAEYQRTEGLSNNLLPAAGTVAYNPNGQIPTNRVLGLSRYNNEVYENSAIGYQFEHRFDDVWSVRQNVRYSSYNGTRNNLRFGSFFPTTQLNTVALQRWQLHTDADTITADNQVQADFTTSILTHKVIAGVDYHRTAANLRGYTGNITTSTLSLFNPVYVNNLPAVADNYNVRTVDDQFGAYLQDQIKIAQRWLLSAGVRRDWSDQTTQNYLSKAKTERNDKAFTRNFGLVYQMDHGISPYSSYSQSFTPVSGTTSQGVPLKPEQAKQYEVGVKYEPVGTNALFTAALFDLRRQNVTTTDLSNPTFSVQTGEARSRGLELEAKASLVRGLNTTASYSYTNTEVTSANDAKLGKALPGAAKHSGGVWADYAFQNGALVGLHVAGGVRYIGRSYGNALNTFETPSVTLIDFGARYDLGQLSSAWRNFELGLKINNVADRVYAFCYENCEYGARRAGIISLTTRW
- a CDS encoding lysine N(6)-hydroxylase/L-ornithine N(5)-oxygenase family protein → MHIHDLIGVGFGPSNLALAIALEEGLPAGHALNALFLEKQPNFAWHSDMMLDDTHMQISFLKDLVTLRNPASPFTFVNYLHQKRRLSDFINLKTFYPSRLEFNDYLSWAAGHFEEHCRYQEEVIDVVPEKRGNDVALLRVISRDSRQQIQENLTRNLVLGIGGVPNIPDCMAPLKGDPRVFHSSRFRTAFNQQPRARRVAIIGAGQSATEIFMDLNGREDIAVDFITRARTIKPSDDSPFVNEIFNPDYTDYVFNTKEDSRGALLDEFMQTNYAAPDMALIERMFQVFYLQKVSGSQRHRFLRRHNTVEASADAAGVHLRLHDMETGNVHSLTYDVVILATGYQRQQHHALLSSLQSYLPEMRVDRNYRLHSTPQFKPSIFLQGSCEPSHGLSDTLLSVTAIRTKEISEALSRCPLPMPAYPAKHQSPGEVHAAAALRI
- a CDS encoding GNAT family N-acetyltransferase, which encodes MNRPLPVYATPLCVRGTPLFVYCEADQLSVCDDEHRERSRWQWQRGAATSPKSSDPLAVANADWRISTDASGYDDLLAVLQMILMHEPQVRMIEVVLPDGTARELAHAGLLVAQNGGYVSYAEMVWQHAAGWLPHAATTAFPALQVMHDGRRHPLRGPKPQGVVYTRYIPWLKRTLTLRTLRQENDLPLFSRWMNDPVVAQFWGETGDLAQHRHYLDTIAADPHMTSLIASFDDQPFAYFEAYWAKENRIAPFYDSADFDRGWHVLVGEEAFRGKQFAVAWLTSISHYLFLDDCRTQCVVGEPRADHDKQIRNLDKSGYAKVKEFDFPHKRAMLVMLSRERYFGQGLWQPQTDLGTLHSPFPGAPSLTY